From Senegalia massiliensis, a single genomic window includes:
- a CDS encoding Crp/Fnr family transcriptional regulator — MNYKKYFDIINSNELFKDISNAELENLFNSNKLSLKKYTKKQIIYFQNQECKTFDILLYGKISVQKLDENGNILTITNFNPGDSFGGHMIFADNNYYPMNLISKTNSIVLNIKKSLVIELCQKNKHFLSEMLRSISNKTIIISNKINDISLKTIRKSIINYLKYEYQLQNSYNLNIEMTKKEWAEKIGVQRPSLSRELMKMKQEGLISYSRNSITIKEKKILF; from the coding sequence ATGAATTATAAAAAATACTTTGATATTATTAATTCTAATGAATTATTTAAAGATATTTCTAATGCTGAATTAGAAAATTTATTTAACTCTAATAAACTTTCACTAAAAAAATATACTAAAAAACAAATAATATATTTTCAAAATCAAGAATGTAAAACTTTTGATATACTACTTTATGGTAAAATATCTGTTCAAAAATTAGATGAAAATGGTAATATCCTTACTATAACTAATTTTAATCCAGGAGATTCTTTTGGTGGACATATGATTTTCGCAGATAATAATTATTATCCAATGAATTTAATATCTAAAACTAATTCTATAGTTTTAAATATTAAAAAATCACTTGTTATAGAACTATGTCAAAAAAATAAACATTTTCTATCTGAAATGTTAAGATCTATTTCTAATAAGACTATAATTATAAGTAATAAAATAAATGATATCTCTTTGAAAACTATAAGAAAATCAATTATTAATTATTTAAAATATGAATATCAATTACAAAATAGTTATAATTTAAATATAGAAATGACTAAAAAGGAATGGGCAGAAAAAATAGGAGTTCAAAGACCATCTTTATCTCGTGAGCTCATGAAAATGAAACAAGAAGGTTTAATAAGTTATAGTAGAAATAGTATTACAATAAAAGAAAAGAAGATATTATTCTAA
- a CDS encoding cupin domain-containing protein has protein sequence MIQKMFKFNKGEQKIVEKIINDENIHLNHMIFSKGDGLPKHNANSNVYMIVTRGILSLQLNNQNVIKYEKGSILNIPYKTFMNVTNMDDETLEIFVIKAPNPKDVEK, from the coding sequence ATGATTCAAAAAATGTTTAAGTTTAATAAAGGAGAACAAAAGATTGTAGAAAAAATTATTAATGATGAAAATATTCATTTAAACCACATGATATTTTCTAAAGGAGATGGATTACCAAAGCATAATGCTAATTCGAATGTTTATATGATAGTAACAAGAGGAATATTATCATTACAATTAAACAATCAAAATGTAATTAAATATGAAAAAGGAAGCATACTAAATATTCCTTATAAGACCTTTATGAATGTAACAAATATGGATGATGAGACACTTGAAATATTTGTTATAAAAGCACCTAATCCTAAAGATGTGGAGAAATAA
- a CDS encoding pyridoxal phosphate-dependent aminotransferase — MKHKFIAKRYWKDITTPMGQSDVLAASFDDVINLSLGDPDLVTDDLIINNSMKDAKAGHTKYTDFRGDPELRKEIIKTYKKDYHIDFKDEEIMVVASGCLAMYLVLEAIIDDGDEVIIHSPFFTPYPQQVELARGVPVFLDTLEEEDFQINIERLESLITERTKALIINTPNNPTGTCFTRSTLENIAYIAKKYDLVIISDEIYGAYSYQNPFIPMVTIDDMKERIITINSFSKDYTMTGWRIGHVLAPDYIIKTIQQINENVVFTAPSISQRGAIYALRNREKIQPPMIKEYRDRIFYAYERINKIPNMSVLSPKGTFYLFVNIKETGLSSTEVSDRILKEAHVLVLPGIAFGEAGEGYVRIACTVGIEKLKEAFDRIEKMKLFQN; from the coding sequence ATGAAGCATAAGTTTATTGCAAAAAGATATTGGAAAGATATAACTACTCCTATGGGTCAGTCGGATGTTTTAGCAGCAAGTTTTGATGATGTAATTAATTTAAGTTTGGGAGATCCTGATCTTGTAACAGATGACTTAATTATTAATAATTCAATGAAAGATGCTAAAGCAGGTCACACTAAATATACTGATTTTAGAGGTGATCCTGAGCTGAGAAAAGAGATAATAAAAACGTATAAAAAAGATTATCATATTGATTTTAAAGATGAAGAAATAATGGTAGTAGCTAGTGGATGTCTAGCAATGTATCTTGTACTGGAAGCAATAATAGATGATGGAGACGAAGTAATTATACACTCGCCTTTTTTTACACCTTATCCACAGCAAGTTGAACTTGCAAGAGGAGTTCCTGTATTCTTAGATACTTTAGAAGAAGAAGATTTTCAAATAAATATTGAAAGATTAGAATCTTTAATAACAGAAAGAACTAAGGCTTTGATTATAAATACACCTAATAATCCAACAGGAACTTGTTTTACTAGAAGTACACTTGAAAATATAGCATATATAGCTAAAAAATATGATTTAGTTATAATTTCCGATGAAATATATGGAGCATATTCATACCAGAATCCATTTATACCAATGGTTACTATTGATGATATGAAAGAAAGAATAATAACTATAAATAGCTTTTCTAAAGATTATACAATGACAGGTTGGAGGATAGGACATGTACTAGCTCCAGATTATATAATAAAAACTATTCAACAAATAAATGAAAATGTAGTATTTACTGCTCCATCTATATCACAAAGAGGTGCAATATATGCTCTGAGAAATAGAGAAAAAATACAACCTCCTATGATAAAGGAATATCGAGATAGAATTTTTTATGCATATGAAAGAATAAATAAAATACCAAATATGAGTGTATTATCACCAAAAGGTACATTTTATTTATTTGTAAATATTAAAGAAACTGGATTATCTTCTACTGAAGTTAGTGATCGAATTTTAAAAGAAGCTCATGTATTAGTATTGCCTGGAATAGCTTTTGGTGAAGCAGGTGAAGGTTATGTTAGAATAGCCTGCACTGTAGGAATAGAAAAGCTTAAAGAAGCATTTGATAGGATAGAAAAAATGAAATTATTTCAAAATTAA
- a CDS encoding (2Fe-2S)-binding protein, giving the protein MKITINLNGKKTYMEVKKNEYLVDTLRKIGLSSLKRGCDTSNCGLCTIWLDNKPVLSCSVLSIKADGLNITTMEGLENEAEEFAKILVAEGADQCGYCSPGFILTVLAMKNELENPTEEEIIHYLTGNLCRCTGYKGQLRAIKKYLGVA; this is encoded by the coding sequence ATGAAAATAACAATAAACTTAAATGGTAAAAAAACATATATGGAGGTAAAGAAGAATGAATATTTAGTAGATACCTTAAGAAAAATTGGATTATCAAGTCTTAAAAGAGGGTGTGACACTTCTAATTGTGGTTTATGTACAATATGGCTTGATAATAAACCTGTTTTATCATGTTCAGTTCTTTCCATTAAAGCTGATGGATTAAATATTACTACCATGGAAGGACTTGAAAATGAGGCAGAAGAATTTGCTAAGATACTTGTTGCTGAAGGGGCAGATCAATGTGGATATTGTAGTCCAGGATTTATCCTTACAGTATTAGCTATGAAAAATGAATTAGAAAACCCTACAGAAGAAGAAATCATTCATTATTTAACAGGAAATTTATGTAGATGCACAGGATATAAGGGTCAATTAAGGGCAATAAAAAAATATTTGGGGGTAGCATAA
- a CDS encoding IclR family transcriptional regulator: protein MNDINIITMVDRAMNIIEYIYNNTEEVGVSTISKDLDLPKATVFRILSTLEKWDAVEKVNDDGKYILGKSHIKYGEKSKKQFDIVSIATPYMEKLSEDIGETINLGMKYKDNVLILKSIEGESSILVSKLIPISPLHCSSIGKLFLAEFNDKELREYFNANISKRTINTITNIQQFNYEKQNIIDNSVAHDNEEYEYGLTCLASPIKDKNETINAGISISGPTTRLQYKNLEFLEEKLKSTTKAISTELKLI from the coding sequence ATGAATGATATAAATATAATAACAATGGTAGATAGAGCTATGAATATAATTGAGTATATTTATAATAATACTGAAGAAGTGGGTGTATCTACTATTTCTAAAGACTTAGATTTACCTAAAGCTACTGTATTTAGAATTTTATCTACACTTGAAAAATGGGATGCAGTAGAAAAAGTAAATGATGATGGTAAATATATACTAGGCAAATCTCATATTAAATATGGAGAAAAATCAAAAAAACAATTTGATATAGTATCTATTGCAACTCCATATATGGAAAAACTTTCTGAAGATATAGGAGAAACTATAAACCTAGGAATGAAATATAAAGATAATGTTTTAATTTTAAAAAGTATTGAAGGAGAGTCTTCTATATTAGTTTCAAAATTAATACCTATAAGTCCTCTACATTGTTCTTCTATTGGTAAATTATTTTTAGCTGAATTTAATGATAAAGAACTTAGGGAATATTTTAATGCAAATATTTCTAAAAGAACTATTAATACTATAACTAATATACAACAATTTAATTATGAAAAGCAAAATATTATAGATAATTCTGTTGCTCATGATAATGAAGAATATGAATATGGATTAACTTGTCTTGCAAGTCCTATAAAAGATAAAAATGAAACTATAAATGCAGGAATTAGTATATCTGGTCCTACTACAAGACTACAATATAAAAATTTAGAATTCTTAGAAGAAAAGTTAAAATCTACTACAAAAGCTATATCAACTGAATTAAAGTTAATATAA
- a CDS encoding permease has protein sequence MDIFSIGFLILSFIGLLVSFVKDRNKTLKSMKKNFTMMRNMFGSIFGILLLIGIVLAIIPPETIKKLLGESNIYISTLLSTVIGSITLIPAFVAFPLAGSLIDSGAAIAPISGFLTTLTMVGIVTFPLERDKFGTKFALQRNSLSFGFAILISLVMGVII, from the coding sequence ATGGATATTTTTAGTATTGGTTTCTTAATATTATCATTTATAGGATTATTAGTGTCATTTGTTAAAGATAGAAATAAAACCTTAAAATCTATGAAAAAAAATTTTACAATGATGAGAAACATGTTTGGAAGTATATTTGGTATTTTATTACTTATAGGTATAGTTCTTGCTATAATACCTCCAGAAACAATAAAAAAATTATTAGGGGAATCTAATATTTATATTTCAACATTATTATCTACTGTAATAGGAAGTATAACATTAATACCGGCATTTGTAGCTTTTCCACTAGCAGGTTCCCTTATAGATTCAGGAGCAGCAATAGCTCCAATATCTGGATTTTTAACTACACTTACAATGGTTGGAATAGTTACTTTCCCATTAGAAAGGGATAAATTTGGAACTAAATTTGCATTACAAAGAAATTCATTAAGTTTTGGTTTTGCTATATTGATTTCTCTTGTGATGGGGGTGATTATTTGA
- a CDS encoding C-terminal binding protein → MFNTKKVVFLGVPGMNPKDIRNMDKYIKKEYENVDYEFLSVNVIPKNELIEKCKDIDVLISWDQKMDDEIYEKLKLRAYCAASTGYNAANVDAATRNNVIVTNVSGYCTEEVATHTIMLILSLYKKTYKMIPYVKEGNWDLEILGKIKRFENSTVGLYGFGKIPQAVAKKLSGFGVRIISSDPFVTKEDMNEFNVEKVETDTLLKESDYLSLHAPLVDSTKYFIRKENIKKMKNTAYIINTARGALINSEDLYNSLKNGEILGAGLDVLEVEPPGELEKKIINLKNTIVTAHSAYLSEEAADQQIKTTAKIVGQILRGERPMNVINPKVLDNIQ, encoded by the coding sequence ATGTTCAATACAAAAAAAGTAGTATTTCTTGGTGTTCCTGGTATGAATCCTAAAGATATAAGGAATATGGACAAATATATAAAAAAAGAATACGAAAATGTTGATTATGAATTTTTGTCTGTAAATGTAATACCAAAAAATGAATTAATTGAAAAATGTAAAGATATAGATGTTTTAATTTCTTGGGATCAAAAAATGGATGATGAAATTTATGAAAAATTGAAATTACGTGCTTATTGTGCTGCAAGTACAGGATATAATGCTGCAAATGTTGATGCAGCAACTAGAAATAATGTTATTGTTACAAATGTTTCAGGATATTGTACAGAAGAAGTTGCAACACATACCATAATGTTAATTCTAAGCCTTTATAAGAAAACATATAAAATGATTCCATATGTAAAAGAAGGAAACTGGGATCTAGAGATATTAGGTAAAATTAAAAGATTTGAAAATAGTACAGTAGGATTATATGGATTTGGCAAAATACCACAAGCAGTAGCAAAAAAATTAAGTGGTTTTGGAGTTAGAATTATTTCTTCAGATCCATTTGTAACAAAAGAGGATATGAATGAATTTAATGTAGAAAAAGTTGAAACAGATACTTTATTAAAAGAATCTGATTATTTATCATTACATGCTCCATTAGTAGATTCTACAAAATATTTTATAAGAAAAGAAAACATTAAAAAGATGAAAAATACAGCATATATAATAAATACTGCAAGAGGAGCGTTAATTAATTCAGAAGATTTATATAACTCTTTAAAAAATGGAGAGATTTTAGGTGCAGGTTTAGATGTATTAGAAGTTGAACCACCAGGGGAATTGGAAAAGAAAATAATAAACTTAAAAAATACAATAGTAACTGCTCATTCTGCTTACCTTTCTGAGGAAGCAGCAGATCAACAAATTAAAACTACAGCTAAAATTGTAGGACAAATATTAAGAGGAGAAAGACCCATGAATGTAATAAATCCTAAAGTTCTTGACAATATTCAATAG
- a CDS encoding metallophosphoesterase, with protein sequence MNKVWISIIIVLLLIVFLYTQNNFIKVTKLKVNIRKDLGIFNGLKILHLSDLHNKSFGKNQNKIMKKIKSLNPDIIFFTGDLIDSRRDGIENGVALLKECSSVASVYYITGNHEERSEKSLSLYEELNKLNVNILNDNNDILIKGEYKLNIIGVRDKTISKGKSELISKLENINMEKSDINILLAHRPSYIEHYTTQNFDLVFSGHAHGGQIRVPLIGGLLAPDQGILPQYDSGLYKIDKTNLIVSRGLGNSLFPQRLFNIPQIILITLK encoded by the coding sequence ATGAATAAAGTATGGATTTCAATTATAATTGTTTTATTATTAATAGTATTTCTATATACACAAAATAATTTTATAAAAGTTACTAAGTTAAAAGTTAATATAAGAAAAGATTTAGGAATATTTAATGGACTTAAAATATTACATTTATCTGATTTGCATAATAAATCATTTGGAAAAAATCAAAATAAAATAATGAAAAAAATAAAGAGTTTAAATCCAGATATTATATTCTTCACAGGAGACTTGATAGATAGTAGAAGAGATGGAATAGAAAATGGCGTAGCTTTATTAAAGGAATGTTCAAGTGTTGCATCTGTATATTATATAACTGGAAATCATGAAGAGAGAAGTGAGAAATCTTTATCCTTATATGAAGAATTAAATAAATTAAATGTGAATATATTAAACGATAATAATGATATTTTAATAAAGGGTGAATATAAGTTAAATATTATAGGGGTAAGAGATAAGACTATATCTAAAGGAAAGTCAGAATTAATTTCTAAATTAGAAAATATAAATATGGAAAAATCTGATATAAACATACTTTTAGCTCATAGACCAAGTTATATTGAGCATTATACAACCCAGAATTTTGATTTAGTATTTTCAGGACATGCTCATGGTGGACAAATAAGAGTACCTTTAATAGGTGGATTACTAGCTCCAGATCAAGGAATATTACCACAATATGATTCTGGACTATATAAAATAGATAAAACTAATCTAATAGTTAGTAGAGGTCTTGGAAATAGTTTATTTCCTCAAAGGTTATTTAATATACCACAGATAATACTAATTACATTAAAATAA
- a CDS encoding xanthine dehydrogenase family protein molybdopterin-binding subunit, whose amino-acid sequence MGYVGENIPKIDGMAITTGKPVYTDDLADKNSLIIKVLRSPYAFAKIKNIDVKRAEKLEGVECILTYKDVPNVRFTLAGQSYPEPSPYDRLILDDIVRYVGDEVAIIAATDEEIAEKAIKLIKVEYEVFDPILDFEKAIDNKSIIHPEDNLHCNFDIGMKQKKNIVTTKDLEIGDVEKELENCDVVVEETVWTQAQAHSMMETYRAYSYLDHTGRLIVVSSTQIPFHIKRQISQALELPSSKVRVIKPRIGGGFGGKQTGVVEIFAAIVTMKTKKPAKIILSRKETFTATNSRHPMKIKVKLGANKEGFIKAIDIYGLSDTGAYGEHAPTTFNLVGDKTLPLYNKTKAVRFRGEVVYTNKMSSGAFRGYGATQGTFAVETAINKLSKKLNIDPTLIRLKNLIRVGETSLLHEDEKLGSSTLHKCIERGKSLVGWDEKYPCKKISDTRVRGVGMAVTMQGSGIANIDTASAEIRLNEDGKYTLLIGSTDMGTGSDTILTQMAAETLNTNIENITVNASDTDLSPYDPGSYASSTTYVTGMAVVKACKDLKKKILESGANHLECKLEKVEFDGTSIFNLDNDKKISLTKLAELQILGFGGRKQLVGHATHGSDISPPPFMSGFAEVEVDKETGKVDLLNYVSVIDCGKVINPKLATIQAEGGIVQGIGLALFEEVKYTKNGKLSTDSFMQYKIPTRKDFGDIKVEFEESYEPTGPFGAKSIGEVVINTPAPAIVDAIYNAVGVRITDLPITPEKVFLALS is encoded by the coding sequence ATGGGATATGTAGGTGAAAACATACCAAAAATTGATGGGATGGCTATTACTACGGGAAAGCCAGTATATACAGATGATTTAGCAGATAAAAACTCTCTCATAATAAAGGTATTAAGAAGTCCTTATGCTTTCGCAAAAATTAAAAATATAGATGTAAAAAGAGCAGAAAAATTAGAAGGAGTAGAATGTATTTTAACATATAAAGATGTACCTAATGTTAGATTTACTTTAGCAGGACAATCCTATCCTGAACCTTCTCCTTATGATAGATTAATTTTAGATGATATAGTAAGGTATGTTGGAGATGAAGTTGCAATAATTGCTGCAACAGATGAAGAAATAGCAGAAAAAGCAATTAAGTTAATAAAAGTTGAATATGAAGTTTTTGATCCAATACTAGATTTTGAAAAAGCAATAGATAATAAATCAATTATTCATCCAGAAGATAATTTACATTGTAATTTTGATATAGGAATGAAACAGAAAAAAAATATAGTAACAACTAAAGATCTTGAGATTGGTGATGTGGAAAAAGAACTAGAAAATTGTGATGTAGTTGTAGAAGAAACTGTGTGGACTCAAGCACAAGCACATAGTATGATGGAAACATATAGAGCATATAGTTATTTAGATCATACTGGTAGACTTATAGTAGTAAGTTCTACTCAAATACCATTTCATATTAAGAGACAAATTTCACAAGCATTAGAGTTACCATCTAGCAAAGTAAGAGTAATAAAACCTAGAATAGGCGGAGGATTTGGTGGAAAACAAACAGGGGTAGTTGAAATATTTGCAGCTATTGTAACTATGAAAACTAAAAAACCAGCTAAAATTATTCTTTCAAGAAAAGAGACATTTACTGCGACAAATAGTCGTCATCCTATGAAAATAAAGGTAAAACTAGGTGCAAATAAAGAGGGCTTTATAAAAGCTATAGACATTTATGGATTATCTGATACTGGAGCATATGGAGAGCATGCTCCCACAACATTTAATCTTGTAGGAGATAAAACACTACCATTATATAATAAGACAAAGGCAGTTAGATTTAGAGGGGAAGTAGTATATACAAATAAAATGTCATCAGGGGCATTTAGAGGGTATGGTGCTACACAAGGAACTTTTGCAGTGGAAACAGCTATAAATAAATTATCTAAAAAGCTAAATATAGATCCTACTCTAATTAGATTGAAAAATTTGATTAGAGTAGGAGAAACTTCTTTATTACATGAAGACGAAAAATTGGGCAGTTCTACACTTCATAAATGTATAGAAAGAGGAAAATCATTAGTAGGATGGGATGAGAAATACCCGTGCAAAAAAATTTCAGATACAAGGGTAAGGGGAGTAGGTATGGCAGTAACCATGCAAGGATCTGGTATAGCTAACATTGATACTGCTTCAGCTGAAATTAGATTAAATGAGGATGGTAAATATACCCTTTTAATAGGATCAACAGATATGGGAACAGGTAGTGACACTATTTTAACTCAAATGGCTGCAGAAACTTTAAATACTAATATAGAAAATATAACAGTAAATGCGTCAGATACTGATTTATCTCCATACGATCCAGGATCTTATGCTTCAAGTACAACTTATGTCACAGGGATGGCTGTAGTAAAAGCATGTAAAGATTTAAAAAAGAAAATTTTAGAAAGTGGAGCTAATCATTTAGAATGTAAATTGGAAAAAGTAGAATTTGATGGAACTAGTATATTTAACTTAGATAATGATAAAAAAATAAGTTTAACTAAGTTAGCAGAACTTCAAATATTAGGATTTGGAGGAAGAAAACAATTAGTGGGTCACGCTACTCATGGAAGTGATATTTCTCCTCCACCATTTATGTCAGGATTTGCAGAAGTGGAAGTTGATAAAGAAACAGGAAAAGTTGACCTACTTAATTATGTATCTGTAATAGATTGTGGAAAGGTTATAAATCCAAAACTTGCAACTATTCAAGCAGAAGGTGGTATAGTTCAAGGTATAGGTCTAGCACTTTTTGAGGAAGTAAAATATACTAAAAATGGAAAGCTTTCTACAGATAGTTTTATGCAATATAAAATTCCTACAAGAAAAGATTTTGGAGATATTAAAGTAGAATTTGAAGAAAGTTATGAACCAACAGGGCCATTTGGAGCGAAATCCATTGGAGAAGTGGTAATAAATACTCCAGCACCTGCTATTGTAGATGCAATATATAATGCAGTAGGAGTTAGAATTACTGATTTACCAATTACGCCGGAAAAAGTTTTTTTAGCTTTATCATAA
- a CDS encoding FAD binding domain-containing protein: MFIIKEYVKPNTINEAYETLISKKNNAVIGGSAFLKMSSKKIGTAIDLSNLNLNYIKEKDGYIEIGAYTTLRDLETNQLLKENFKGVIPNSVKNIVGVQFRNIATIGASVFSKYGFSDIITALLALDTEVELAKTGRIKLDEFLNSSYEKDILTKIFIKKNQRVAVYKDLRNSVSDYPILNVSVSRLEDNFKICVGARPNRAKIALKASRELSNSKEIIDLDYYANIASDELNFGTNDRASKDYRKAISKILIKRAIKELL, translated from the coding sequence ATGTTTATTATAAAAGAATATGTAAAACCAAATACAATAAATGAAGCTTATGAAACATTAATTTCTAAAAAGAATAATGCAGTTATAGGAGGTAGTGCTTTTCTAAAGATGAGCTCGAAGAAAATAGGTACTGCTATTGATTTGTCTAATCTTAATTTAAATTATATAAAAGAGAAAGATGGATATATAGAAATAGGAGCATATACTACACTTCGAGACTTAGAAACTAATCAACTTCTAAAAGAAAACTTTAAAGGAGTAATACCAAACTCTGTTAAAAATATAGTAGGAGTTCAATTTAGAAATATTGCTACTATTGGGGCTTCAGTTTTTTCTAAATATGGATTTTCAGATATAATAACTGCTCTTTTAGCATTAGATACAGAAGTTGAATTAGCTAAAACTGGAAGAATAAAATTAGATGAGTTTTTAAATAGTTCTTATGAAAAAGATATATTAACCAAAATATTTATAAAGAAAAATCAAAGAGTAGCAGTTTACAAAGACTTAAGAAATTCTGTAAGTGATTATCCAATATTAAATGTTTCAGTTTCAAGACTTGAAGATAATTTTAAAATATGTGTAGGAGCAAGACCTAATCGAGCTAAAATTGCTCTTAAAGCTTCTAGAGAATTATCTAATAGTAAAGAGATTATAGATTTAGATTATTATGCAAATATTGCAAGTGATGAATTGAATTTTGGTACAAATGATAGAGCATCTAAAGACTATAGAAAAGCAATATCTAAGATTCTTATTAAAAGAGCTATAAAGGAGTTATTATAA
- a CDS encoding YjiH family protein yields MSDSDIGKIEKSNVRTTDVVKFAIFSLIGALLFLFPIKYGNSFNIPVGIGIDFVKGYIHEYTKYIMLIFVVINAILTTINYFFKPNFIQENKWLNKVLVATPLYLVSRIIGAIVIVMVFFQLGPEAIISGSTGGTMLDLTMSLVSVLLVISYTMPLITDFGIMEFSGVLIRSLVKPLFTVPGRSAVDLMTSWFGASNAAVLLTERQYNTGYYSGREAAVIMTNFSLVSIPFCYIVATIIGIENLFTPFYLTIVVVGFILAAIIPRIPPLNRVTEDYNKETGKVINETVPQGKSKFAYAVETASLRAKDTTFSDVIKQGNDMFFSVIFGLAPIILSWGTISLILVEFTPVFNILAYPFGFYLDILGVEGAFELSPATLVGFADMFIPGLILAPSKIIETKFILGILSLVQIIYLTEVGVIIINSKVPIGFKELLFVFLERTVIAIPLIVLMTKLLL; encoded by the coding sequence ATGAGTGATAGTGATATTGGTAAAATAGAAAAAAGTAATGTAAGAACAACTGACGTAGTAAAATTTGCAATATTTTCACTTATTGGTGCTTTACTATTTTTATTCCCAATTAAATATGGTAATAGTTTTAACATTCCAGTAGGCATTGGAATAGATTTTGTTAAAGGTTATATTCATGAGTATACTAAATATATTATGTTGATATTTGTAGTAATAAATGCTATATTGACCACAATAAATTATTTTTTCAAACCAAACTTTATACAGGAAAATAAATGGTTAAATAAAGTATTAGTTGCTACTCCATTATATTTAGTGAGTAGAATAATAGGAGCAATAGTTATTGTAATGGTGTTTTTCCAATTAGGTCCTGAAGCAATTATTTCAGGTAGTACTGGTGGGACTATGTTAGACCTGACTATGTCATTGGTGTCTGTACTTTTAGTAATATCATATACTATGCCACTTATAACTGACTTTGGAATAATGGAATTTTCAGGTGTATTAATAAGAAGTTTGGTGAAACCATTATTTACAGTTCCAGGAAGATCTGCAGTAGATTTAATGACATCTTGGTTTGGAGCTTCAAATGCAGCAGTACTTTTAACGGAAAGACAATATAATACAGGTTATTATTCTGGAAGAGAAGCGGCAGTGATAATGACTAATTTCTCTCTTGTATCAATTCCTTTTTGTTATATAGTAGCTACTATAATAGGTATAGAAAATTTGTTTACACCTTTTTATTTAACTATAGTAGTTGTAGGATTTATACTTGCAGCAATAATACCTAGAATACCACCATTGAATAGAGTAACAGAAGATTATAATAAAGAAACTGGAAAAGTCATAAACGAAACTGTTCCTCAAGGCAAAAGTAAATTTGCATATGCAGTAGAAACAGCTTCATTAAGAGCAAAAGATACTACATTTTCAGATGTAATTAAACAAGGGAATGATATGTTTTTTAGCGTTATTTTTGGTCTAGCACCAATTATACTTTCTTGGGGAACTATATCACTTATATTAGTAGAATTCACTCCAGTATTTAATATACTTGCATATCCTTTTGGGTTCTATTTAGATATATTAGGTGTAGAAGGGGCATTTGAATTATCACCTGCTACACTAGTAGGGTTTGCAGATATGTTTATACCGGGACTTATTTTAGCACCATCTAAAATAATTGAAACTAAATTCATATTAGGTATACTATCACTTGTACAAATAATATATCTTACTGAAGTTGGAGTAATAATAATAAATTCTAAAGTTCCAATTGGATTTAAAGAGTTATTGTTTGTATTTTTAGAAAGAACTGTAATAGCTATACCATTAATAGTATTAATGACAAAGTTATTATTATAA